A stretch of the Vigna radiata var. radiata cultivar VC1973A chromosome 7, Vradiata_ver6, whole genome shotgun sequence genome encodes the following:
- the LOC106768398 gene encoding uncharacterized protein LOC106768398 isoform X1, with the protein MARWDAILSLPVQNPPTLEISSFDLVWSKVEGWHDKLDKVALIPFARVDDFVRGESNNKECPTRFHVEARRRRSPSTPFKQKVDGILEYILYWCSFGPDDHRKGGIVRPSRTTYVPKKKNAGRPNTKRGCTCHFIVKRLIAEPSVALIIYNDDKHVDKKGLPCHGPQDKKAAGTRAMFAPYISEDLRLRVLSLLYVGVSVETIMQRHNESVERQGGPSNRDDLLTHRYVRRQERAIRRSTYELDDDDAVSISMWVESHQNQVFFYEDFSDSDPFTLGIQTEWQLQQLIKFGNRGLLASDSRFGTNKLQYPIHSLLVFNSDKKAIPVAWIIAPRFSCLDAHRWMRALYNRVHTKDPTWKLAGFIVDDPLYDILAIRDVFQCTVMISFWRVRHLWHKNLVKCLKSDMQIKISRRLGWIVDNICRLQGNTSLFEEFMEEFIDESKFMDYFKSTWHPRIGAWINALQTLPLASQESCAAIEFYHNQLKIRLLNEKENGVYQRADWLVDKLGTKVHSYFWLDEYSGKDDFARYWKNEWMSGLTSWRKALNIPDADVSIEDGCAKVTDQDDRDKVFVVWNTGSILSICDCSWAQDGNLCEHILKVLSICRKRGSVLPSVTLFQYHQALNKMLHCPPFDSLIRDHAVSLAVSVQKQLNTLLDKESVQTDTNSMEKWIDIDIALESFRAVSGNRGQDMVIKKHVINDVLSLDGGEDRHHSNEAPGCATAMHDITDQGEDGVITRNGERFESASFISDMDVDPPSNCVNPPVLHPVDDTVPSDTLQENKEWGLATTGNEISASESGAFSNHKIEDNILDKGGKDCAMDVDPSTLATPSSTVTPVKPVAVDMGEENSGTVKEDVSLGSNT; encoded by the exons ATGGCCAGATGGGATGCAATCTTATCTCTTCCCGTACAAAATCCTCCCACAttggaaatttcttcttttgacCTAGTGTGGTCAAAAGTGGAAGGTTGGCATGATAAATTAGATAAAGTTGCTCTAATCCCATTTGCTAGAGTTGATGATTTTGTGAGGGGTGaatcaaataataaagaatGTCCTACAAGATTTCATGTTGAAGCAAGGCGTCGACGGTCTCCATCAACGCCTTTCAAGCAAAAGGTTGATGGCATACTAGAGTACATTTT GTATTGGTGTTCCTTTGGTCCGGATGACCATAGAAAAGGTGGTATTGTCCGACCAAGTCGAACTACTTATGttccaaagaagaaaaatgcagGTAGACCAAATACCAAGAGAGGTTGTACTTGTCATTTTATTGTGAAGCGCCTTATAGCTGAACCTTCAGTTGCCCTAATcatatataatgatgataagCATGTGGACAAAAAGGGTTTGCCATGCCATGGTCCACAGGACAAAAAGGCTGCTGGAACACGTGCTATGTTCGCTCCATATATCTCAGAAGATCTCCGACTTCGGGTTTTATCTCTTCTATATGTTGGAGTCTCTGTGGAAACCATTATGCAGAGACACAATGAATCTGTTGAGAGACAAGGTGGTCCATCTAACCGTGATGACCTTTTGACCCACCGCTATGTTCGACGACAAGAGAGGGCAATCCGTCGTTCTACGTATGAgctagatgatgatgatgctgtTAGTATAAGCATGTGGGTTGAAAGTCACCAAAATCAGGTTTTTTTCTATGAAGATTTCTCTGATTCAGATCCATTTACTCTGGGCATTCAAACAGAGTGGCAATTGCaacaattgattaaatttggaAACCGGGGTCTGCTTGCCTCAGATTCAAGATTTGGTACAAATAAATTACAG TACCCCATTCATAGTCTTCTAGTATTCAACTCAGACAAGAAGGCCATTCCAGTGGCATGGATAATAGCACCAAGGTTTTCATGTTTGGATGCACATCGATGGATGAGGGCTCTTTACAATAGAGTTCACACCAAAGATCCTACTTGGAAGTTGGCTGGCTTCATAGTAGATGATCCATTATATGATATTCTAGCAATCAG GGATGTGTTTCAGTGTACGGTAATGATTAGTTTCTGGCGAGTTCGACATTTATGGCATAAAAACTTAGTAAAGTGCTTGAAATCTGATATGCAAATAAAGATATCCAGACGGCTTGGGTGGATAGTGGATAATATTTGCCGTCTTCAAGGAAACACGTCACTCTTTGAAGAATTCATGGAAGAGTTTATTGATGAATCCAAATTTATGGACTATTTCAAGTCCACATGGCATCCTAGAATAG GAGCATGGATCAATGCACTTCAAACTCTTCCACTTGCTAGCCAGGAGTCTTGTGCAGCAATAGAATTTTACCACAACCAATTGAAGATTAGGctgttgaatgaaaaagaaaatggtgttTATCAACGGGCAGATTGGTTGGTGGACAAGTTGGGTACAAAAGTCCACTCTTATTTCTGGCTGGATGAGTACTCGGGAAAAGATGATTTTGCACGATACTGGAAAAATGAATGGATGAGTGGTTTGACATCATGGCGCAAAGCACTGAACATTCCAGACGCTGATGTCTCAATAGAAGATGGATGTGCTAAGGTTACTGATCAAGATGATCGAGATAAAGTTTTTGTTGTCTGGAATACTGGTTCAATTTTGAGCATTTGTGATTGCAGTTGGGCACAAGATGGCAACCTTTGTGAGCATATCTTGAAAGTTCTCAGTATCTGCCGAAAGAGAGGGTCCGTTTTACCATCTGTCACCTTGTTTCAGTATCACCAGGCACTGAATAAAATGCTGCATTGCCCCCCTTTTGATTCTTTAATTCGTGATCACGCGGTGTCATTGGCAGTTTCAGTTCAGAAGCAGTTAAATACTCTACTGGATAAAGAAAGCGTCCAAACTGACACTAATTCCATGGAGAAATGGATCGATATTGATATTGCACTGGAAAGTTTCAGGGCTGTCTCTGGTAACCGGGGTCAGGACATGGTTATTAAGAAGCATGTCATCAATGATGTCTTATCTTTGGATGGTGGTGAAGATAGACATCATTCAAATGAAGCCCCCGGATGTGCGACTGCAATGCATGATATCACCGATCAGGGTGAGGATGGAGTTATCACTAGAAATGGCGAACGTTTTGAGAGCGCCAGTTTTATCTCTGATATGGATGTTGATCCACCGTCAAATTGTGTTAACCCTCCTGTCTTGCATCCTGTTGATGATACAGTTCCAAGTGACACGTTGCAAGAGAACAAAGAATGGGGCTTGGCTACTACAGGAAATGAGATTTCAGCTTCTGAAAGTGGTGCTTTTTCTAATCATAAGattgaagataatattttagataaagGTGGCAAAGATTGTGCTATGGATGTGGATCCCTCAACCTTGGCTACACCCTCATCAACTGTTACACCCGTTAAGCCAGTTGCAGTTGATATGGGTGAAGAAAATTCAGGTACCGTCAAGGAGGATGTTAGTTTGGGTTCAAATACCTGA
- the LOC106768398 gene encoding uncharacterized protein LOC106768398 isoform X2, whose amino-acid sequence MFAPYISEDLRLRVLSLLYVGVSVETIMQRHNESVERQGGPSNRDDLLTHRYVRRQERAIRRSTYELDDDDAVSISMWVESHQNQVFFYEDFSDSDPFTLGIQTEWQLQQLIKFGNRGLLASDSRFGTNKLQYPIHSLLVFNSDKKAIPVAWIIAPRFSCLDAHRWMRALYNRVHTKDPTWKLAGFIVDDPLYDILAIRDVFQCTVMISFWRVRHLWHKNLVKCLKSDMQIKISRRLGWIVDNICRLQGNTSLFEEFMEEFIDESKFMDYFKSTWHPRIGAWINALQTLPLASQESCAAIEFYHNQLKIRLLNEKENGVYQRADWLVDKLGTKVHSYFWLDEYSGKDDFARYWKNEWMSGLTSWRKALNIPDADVSIEDGCAKVTDQDDRDKVFVVWNTGSILSICDCSWAQDGNLCEHILKVLSICRKRGSVLPSVTLFQYHQALNKMLHCPPFDSLIRDHAVSLAVSVQKQLNTLLDKESVQTDTNSMEKWIDIDIALESFRAVSGNRGQDMVIKKHVINDVLSLDGGEDRHHSNEAPGCATAMHDITDQGEDGVITRNGERFESASFISDMDVDPPSNCVNPPVLHPVDDTVPSDTLQENKEWGLATTGNEISASESGAFSNHKIEDNILDKGGKDCAMDVDPSTLATPSSTVTPVKPVAVDMGEENSGTVKEDVSLGSNT is encoded by the exons ATGTTCGCTCCATATATCTCAGAAGATCTCCGACTTCGGGTTTTATCTCTTCTATATGTTGGAGTCTCTGTGGAAACCATTATGCAGAGACACAATGAATCTGTTGAGAGACAAGGTGGTCCATCTAACCGTGATGACCTTTTGACCCACCGCTATGTTCGACGACAAGAGAGGGCAATCCGTCGTTCTACGTATGAgctagatgatgatgatgctgtTAGTATAAGCATGTGGGTTGAAAGTCACCAAAATCAGGTTTTTTTCTATGAAGATTTCTCTGATTCAGATCCATTTACTCTGGGCATTCAAACAGAGTGGCAATTGCaacaattgattaaatttggaAACCGGGGTCTGCTTGCCTCAGATTCAAGATTTGGTACAAATAAATTACAG TACCCCATTCATAGTCTTCTAGTATTCAACTCAGACAAGAAGGCCATTCCAGTGGCATGGATAATAGCACCAAGGTTTTCATGTTTGGATGCACATCGATGGATGAGGGCTCTTTACAATAGAGTTCACACCAAAGATCCTACTTGGAAGTTGGCTGGCTTCATAGTAGATGATCCATTATATGATATTCTAGCAATCAG GGATGTGTTTCAGTGTACGGTAATGATTAGTTTCTGGCGAGTTCGACATTTATGGCATAAAAACTTAGTAAAGTGCTTGAAATCTGATATGCAAATAAAGATATCCAGACGGCTTGGGTGGATAGTGGATAATATTTGCCGTCTTCAAGGAAACACGTCACTCTTTGAAGAATTCATGGAAGAGTTTATTGATGAATCCAAATTTATGGACTATTTCAAGTCCACATGGCATCCTAGAATAG GAGCATGGATCAATGCACTTCAAACTCTTCCACTTGCTAGCCAGGAGTCTTGTGCAGCAATAGAATTTTACCACAACCAATTGAAGATTAGGctgttgaatgaaaaagaaaatggtgttTATCAACGGGCAGATTGGTTGGTGGACAAGTTGGGTACAAAAGTCCACTCTTATTTCTGGCTGGATGAGTACTCGGGAAAAGATGATTTTGCACGATACTGGAAAAATGAATGGATGAGTGGTTTGACATCATGGCGCAAAGCACTGAACATTCCAGACGCTGATGTCTCAATAGAAGATGGATGTGCTAAGGTTACTGATCAAGATGATCGAGATAAAGTTTTTGTTGTCTGGAATACTGGTTCAATTTTGAGCATTTGTGATTGCAGTTGGGCACAAGATGGCAACCTTTGTGAGCATATCTTGAAAGTTCTCAGTATCTGCCGAAAGAGAGGGTCCGTTTTACCATCTGTCACCTTGTTTCAGTATCACCAGGCACTGAATAAAATGCTGCATTGCCCCCCTTTTGATTCTTTAATTCGTGATCACGCGGTGTCATTGGCAGTTTCAGTTCAGAAGCAGTTAAATACTCTACTGGATAAAGAAAGCGTCCAAACTGACACTAATTCCATGGAGAAATGGATCGATATTGATATTGCACTGGAAAGTTTCAGGGCTGTCTCTGGTAACCGGGGTCAGGACATGGTTATTAAGAAGCATGTCATCAATGATGTCTTATCTTTGGATGGTGGTGAAGATAGACATCATTCAAATGAAGCCCCCGGATGTGCGACTGCAATGCATGATATCACCGATCAGGGTGAGGATGGAGTTATCACTAGAAATGGCGAACGTTTTGAGAGCGCCAGTTTTATCTCTGATATGGATGTTGATCCACCGTCAAATTGTGTTAACCCTCCTGTCTTGCATCCTGTTGATGATACAGTTCCAAGTGACACGTTGCAAGAGAACAAAGAATGGGGCTTGGCTACTACAGGAAATGAGATTTCAGCTTCTGAAAGTGGTGCTTTTTCTAATCATAAGattgaagataatattttagataaagGTGGCAAAGATTGTGCTATGGATGTGGATCCCTCAACCTTGGCTACACCCTCATCAACTGTTACACCCGTTAAGCCAGTTGCAGTTGATATGGGTGAAGAAAATTCAGGTACCGTCAAGGAGGATGTTAGTTTGGGTTCAAATACCTGA
- the LOC106766898 gene encoding uncharacterized protein LOC106766898: MDLEFLGKIPWFNAQLNPYSVTNSVPTKALTEQPREESGDESKLPFISLFPWGKSAGDKFQRPSTINKGLRRQAQRGGNGVREDGEAIPLHFRPYVCKVPWHTGVRAFLSQLFPRYGHYCGPNWSSGKDGGSLVWDRRPIDWLDFCCYCHDIGYDTHDQATLLKADLAFLECLEKQHGRTKGDPHVAHLYKTMCINGLRNFLIPYRRNIVNLQHFGQPLVQFGWLSTLRWKSWNFQKTRGLNSVGGSTMS, encoded by the exons ATGGACTTGGAATTTCTTGGTAAAATCCCTTGGTTTAATGCTCAGTTGAATCCATATTCAGTGACTAATTCAGTACCTACCAAAGCTTTAACTGAACAACCTAGAGAAGAATCTGGAGATGAATCCAAACTGCCCTTCATTTCATTGTTTCCTTGGGGAAAGAGTGCTGGAGACAAATTTCAAAGACCATCCACTATCAATAAAGGGTTAAGGAGGCAAGCACAACGTGGTGGGAATGGTGTAAGGGAAGATGGTGAGGCTATACCTTTGCACTTCCGGCCATATGTGTGTAAGGTTCCATGGCATACAGGGGTTAGAGCATTTCTTTCTCAGCTGTTCCCCAGATATGGACATTACTGTGGACCAAATTGGTCAAGTGGGAAAGATGGAGGATCTCTTGTTTGGGACAGGAGACCAATTGATTGGTTGGATTTCTGCTGTTACTGCCATGATATAGGGTATGATACTCACGATCAAGCTACGCTGCTGAAGGCTGATTTAGCCTTTCTAGAGTGTTTGGAAAAGCAGCATGGGAGAACTAAAGGAGATCCTCATGTTGCTCATCTTTACAAGACAATGTGTATTAATG GTCTGAGGAATTTTCTGATACCGTACAGAAGGAATATAGTGAATCTGCAACATTTTGGGCAACCTTTGGTTCAGTTTGGATGGCTAAGCACTTTGAGATGGAAAAGTTGGAACTTTCAGAAAACTCGTGGATTGAACTCAGTTGGGGGAAGTACCATGTcataa